The proteins below are encoded in one region of Streptomyces roseirectus:
- a CDS encoding serine hydrolase domain-containing protein gives MPPLRSVLVVAVALVLLELAAVVSQATADPTAQALLPQLVSRGKAPAAALLVRDEDGSRYASAGTGISRDDHFRAGSVTKTFVATVVLQLAAEHRLSLSDTVERHLPGLVRGAGNDGRALTLRSLLTHTSGLYDFTRDTHGTVPVTAVQAVRLALTHPPADRGRYSYSNTNYVLLGLVVAQVTGRSYAAEAERRVIAPLRLTGTSFPGSRTSLPAPHGRAYASDGSDVTDLDPRVAGAAGELVTTLADLDRFYAALLGGELLSPHWLREMLDTRTAHGSYGMGLFPAKLPCGVTVWGHNGRISGSYVRTAATVDGRHVLTFRVNTTSPADPDLEPDLLSAEFCPRYQ, from the coding sequence ATGCCACCGCTGCGCAGCGTGCTGGTCGTCGCCGTCGCGCTGGTGCTGCTGGAGCTGGCGGCGGTCGTCTCCCAGGCGACGGCGGACCCGACCGCCCAGGCGCTGCTGCCCCAACTGGTCTCCCGGGGAAAGGCACCGGCCGCCGCCCTGCTGGTACGGGACGAGGACGGCAGCCGGTACGCGTCCGCGGGGACCGGCATCTCCAGGGACGACCACTTCCGGGCCGGCAGCGTCACGAAGACCTTCGTGGCCACCGTGGTGCTCCAACTGGCGGCGGAACACCGGCTGTCACTGTCCGACACGGTGGAGCGGCACCTGCCCGGCCTGGTGCGGGGAGCCGGCAACGACGGCCGCGCGCTGACCCTGCGCTCCCTGCTCACCCACACCAGCGGCCTGTACGACTTCACCCGGGACACCCATGGGACCGTCCCCGTCACCGCTGTCCAAGCCGTTCGTCTCGCGCTCACCCACCCTCCGGCCGACCGAGGCCGCTACTCCTACTCCAACACCAACTACGTCCTGCTCGGCCTGGTCGTCGCACAGGTCACCGGCCGCTCCTACGCCGCCGAGGCCGAACGCCGCGTCATCGCTCCTCTCCGCCTGACAGGCACCTCCTTCCCTGGTTCCCGGACCTCTCTTCCCGCACCGCACGGCCGCGCCTACGCGAGCGACGGTTCCGACGTCACCGATCTCGACCCCCGCGTCGCCGGCGCCGCCGGCGAGCTGGTGACCACGCTCGCCGATCTCGACCGCTTCTACGCGGCGCTGCTCGGCGGTGAACTCCTGTCCCCGCACTGGCTGCGCGAGATGCTGGACACCCGTACCGCACACGGCTCGTACGGCATGGGCCTGTTCCCTGCGAAGCTGCCCTGCGGTGTCACGGTGTGGGGACACAACGGCCGGATCTCCGGCAGCTACGTGCGCACCGCGGCCACCGTCGACGGCCGCCATGTCCTCACCTTCCGCGTGAACACCACCTCGCCGGCCGACCCCGACCTCGAACCGGACTTGCTCTCCGCCGAGTTCTGCCCGCGATACCAGTAG